The following proteins come from a genomic window of Parambassis ranga chromosome 4, fParRan2.1, whole genome shotgun sequence:
- the fam20b gene encoding glycosaminoglycan xylosylkinase produces the protein MKLKQRMVVLCAVLLLLGLAKIFLLDGGEGSAASRRDLRAFRKMEAGLTLSRGARLTHTLQSPWEIASQWVGPREVYPEETPELAAVLTSLSTARIERADVGYKGTQLKALLVLDGGQKVVFKPKRYNRDYVVEGEPYAGYDRHNAEVAAFHLDRILGFRRAPLVVGRYVNLRTEIKPVATDQLLSTFLMQGNNTCFYGKCYYCRESEPACADGEIMEGSLTLWLPDVWPLQKHRHPWGRTYREGKLARWEYDESYCEAVKKMPPYDAGPRLLDVIDTAIFDYLIGNADRHHYESFQDDGGASMLILLDNAKSFGNAALDERSILAPLYQCCMIRVSTWNRLNLLRGGALSSAMRQALAFDPIHPVLAEPHLAALDRRLTGVIATVKQCMEAQGPDNTLIEDRMNLPHP, from the exons ATGAAGCTCAAACAGCGGATGGTGGTGCTGTGTGCcgtgctcctcctgctgggcCTGGCCAAGATCTTCCTACTAGATGGAGGCGAAGGTTCTGCAGCCAGCCGGCGGGACCTCAGAGCTTTTCGCAAG ATGGAAgccggtctcactctgtcccGGGGAGCTCGTCTCACCCACACACTTCAGTCTCCGTGGGAGATAGCAAGTCAGTGGGTGGGCCCCAGAGAGGTTTACCCTGAGGAGACCCCTGAGCTGGCTGCTGTGCTCACCTCCTTGAGCACCGCCAGGATAGAACGGGCAGATGTGGGCTATAAGGGCACACAGCTCAAAGCCTTACTGGTACTGGATGGAGGACAGAAAGTGGTCTTCAAGCCCAAGAG GTACAACAGAGACTATGTAGTAGAAGGAGAACCATACGCAGGCTATGACAGACACAATGCAGAGGTGGCTGCTTTTCACCTAGACAG GATTCTTGGGTTCAGGAGAGCACCGCTGGTGGTGGGTCGATACGTCAACCTGCGAACGGAGATCAAACCTGTGGCCACAGACCAGCTGCTGAGCACTTTCCTCATGCAGG GTAATAATACATGTTTCTATGGAAAGTGTTACTACTGTCGGGAGAGTGAGCCAGCCTGTGCAGACGGAGAGATAATGGAGGGGTCATTAACCCTTTGGTTGCCAGACGTCTGGCCGTTGCAGAAGCACAGACACCCATGGGGACGCACATACAGAGAAGGAAAACTGGCCAG GTGGGAGTATGACGAAAGctactgtgaggctgtgaagAAAATGCCTCCATATGATGCAGGGCCAAGGCTGCTGGACGTCATCGACACTGCCATATTTGATTATCTCATAGGGAATGCTGATCGACATCACTATGAGAGTTTCCAAGACGACGGAGGCGCCAGCATGCTCATCCTGCTTGACAATGCAAAGAG ctttggAAACGCAGCTCTAGATGAACGAAGCATCCTCGCTCCACTCTACCAGTGCTGCAT GATCCGCGTGTCGACATGGAACCGCTTAAACCTGCTGAGAGGCGGAGCTCTGAGTTCAGCAATGCGCCAGGCTCTGGCATTCGATCCTATCCACCCAGTCCTGGCTGAACCACATCTTGCTGCCCTGGACAGGCGTCTGACTGGAGTCATAGCAACTGTAAAGCAGTGCATGGAGGCACAGGGACCCGACAACACACTAATAGAGGACAGAATGAACCTTCCACATCCCTAA